Proteins found in one Sulfurimonas sp. genomic segment:
- a CDS encoding HIT domain-containing protein, translating to MEDILYAPWREEYVTTKDIEGCVFCHISSHEKDDEELHVLHRDEFCFIVMNRYPYTPGHFMIIPHMHTDTLEDLPEETWLHMSSLSQKCVRLLKEGFGAQGVNIGMNLGRAGGAGIAEHVHMHLVPRWERDTNFITAIGQNRVYSSDFDKIYKKIKNLIPNYI from the coding sequence GTGGAAGATATTTTATATGCACCTTGGCGTGAAGAATACGTTACAACTAAAGATATAGAAGGTTGTGTTTTTTGTCATATAAGCTCACATGAAAAAGATGATGAAGAACTTCATGTACTCCATCGTGACGAATTTTGTTTTATAGTTATGAACCGTTATCCATATACACCTGGTCACTTTATGATCATACCACATATGCATACAGATACATTAGAAGATTTGCCTGAGGAGACTTGGCTTCATATGAGTTCATTATCACAAAAGTGTGTTAGACTTCTTAAAGAAGGTTTTGGTGCACAAGGTGTAAATATTGGTATGAATTTAGGTCGTGCAGGTGGAGCTGGAATAGCTGAACACGTTCATATGCACTTGGTTCCAAGATGGGAACGTGATACAAATTTCATTACAGCCATTGGTCAAAATAGGGTATATTCTAGTGATTTTGACAAGATCTATAAAAAAATAAAAAACTTGATACCTAATTATATATAG